The genomic segment TGAGCATTTATATCTACATGGGGAGCGTGGCCTCTTCTACGAAGTTTTCCATGTTTGTACAGTAGCCTAGAGTggacaaatcaaatatttgcttTAGAGGAcctttcatgtaaattcttcaACTCACTATCCAGTTGGTTGCAATCTGCAcactcaccactagatgccactagATCACACACAGGTCCTTTGATTACAGTATGTCGCAGTTGATTTGTTGTCTCCCTTAAACATTGTTAAATTCTGTCCACATTCTACTTGAGAAACAGGTCTGCTTGGCTGATGGAGTCAAAAATTGATTCTTCATGTATGATAATGTTGCCACTGATATGCTTTTGAGTTGTTGATGTGTCTGCAGTAAGTGTCCAGTGCGTGTCTGTCCTGACTTCTGTCTGTTCTCCCACAGAGTGAAGACAGACATAGGGAGTTTGCCATGGCGGCTGCCAGTGTAGGAGACAGTCTGGGCATCGCTCTGGCTGGACTCGCTGCTTTCCCTGTGCACAGATACTTCTGCTCCCTGTGACCCTGCCCACACACTGACCAGTAGGATGAATAAACATAATGTGGGTGGGttccattaaagaaaaaaacagatttaaccCTTAAATAGTTCTGACTCTacaaactctgggttttccacAGATTTTCAAAGGGCTTAGATGCTGTCTGGGCTCcggtggctgctgctggtggtggtggttgggggagtttcttttttcttctctctagGTCCCTTAAGATTTGATTCTGATTCAGATGGCTATGAGGCTATTATAAAAAGATGCATCGATATTTAGGgtaagatttatttattttttaaatataacaagTTTTCAACAGTAAAGTCGCTACTAACTCAATAATCTGTCActggaaacaaatcaaaaatgtcagtaaaataaatatcattcCTTGGTGGAGTTTAGAGAGGATGAATAAGACAGACGTGAGTCAGCTTCagtcctctgtcctcctccctctgctgtgaTTCACTGTCTGCAGGTACTGCTGGTAGAGGTGAGGCCATCTGCTTTCTCTCAGACTCCAGCTGGGTTCGCAAGAATTTGGCTCAACAAACAGGCAACATACAGACCGCTTTCACTGTAGCTTGAGTGTTATCTTTTAAAggaacacacattttaaaaacaaaacatatgacaatcagaatatttttatttcaattacattttaGTAGAGTTTCCTGAACAAAAGTGCTTCTGAATGACAGGACACAGTAAACCAATGTTTATTGGTCTTGTCTTATAGTTTGTAGTAGTAGTGAGCTAGTTATAGTGAACGTCTGTGAGTTTACAGCAAAAATTAAATTGGATCTGaacaaacaccaaacaacagCACAATAACTGACTTTAGGATTTATTATTGtattctgtttgtttaaaaaaaaataataagtggGACCTGACCTCACTACCTTTCAGAGCTTTCGTACTTAATAAAATGATGGTATAATGGTAGTCAACCtcgaacaaaatgtgttttgataatttatcattttaaaggttttatttatgttttatactGATGCTGTGAGACATTTAATATctattattccattttatttcatgttgattTTGTGTCCTTACTTCTGGGGACACAGATCAAGAGCTCAACCACTGAGTACTGACTGTTGTAACAGCATAATGTTTGCCTTAACACAGTTATTTTGAACACATAAAACCCtgctttattaaaaagaaaaaaatccaccatgAAGTTAGAAGCGCCTCAGTACTAAAGTGTTTTATGATGCTGTGTCCTTTGAACATTGTTGAATCAGGTGATTGCTTAACTAGCTGACCTTTGGTGTTGCCTGGTCGTCACTGTTACTATTAAAACAGTGATTACTTCAGTGACCAGAAATGTAATGTTtctaccaatgtttttttttcagatgtggCTATAGGTATTGTATTTCACATACATTGTACTGATCTGGGAAACATTGTCCAGACACTGAAAAATggcaattattttaaaaagaaattaagtCAGTGAATTGATACAAAACAATATGAacagttattatttttagtATGTCCGGACTGTCAACATTACCAGGGCATTTTGCTCTGTTGTGcactttgtctttgcttttgttttgctcaaGTTCTTctaatttttcagtttttcctgctttttcaaatgaattcaaGTTAATCATGTAATAATGATCTAAGAACCAGCACAGTTGTATGCAACTCGTGATTCTGTTTGTCTCCCTAACACGTACCAGCCTGCACATTCCTGCTGAACCTTTTAAATGCCAACATTTTACatgattctgctgctgttgaattGTCACAACTTTGATACAATGTGATGATATTGTTGTGATCATGTACTTGTTTGAACAAATCTTTacatgattaaaatattttgatgtGTCCTATTGCATATTTGTATaatatgtttaatttgttttgggATAATTTGTTTTGTCTACATGGGCAAAAAGCATTATCATTggtaattttcttttaaaataacaaatgtagATACATTTTCATGGGGGATTTTACAATACAATGGAATCTGATTGTTGCTTCTGGTCATTTAAATCTACATTGCACGTTCTTGCCCATGAGTCATAGTTTTAGATAGTGTTGGTGTTGGTGAGTCACTCGAGTCCAACACCACGCCTGCCGTCTAAATATCATAGATTGTCATTCAAAACCATTCTGctcagaaataaaacagaagattGCTGTTTTGTAATTGATCATTTAGCTTAAACCTTGCAAATGACTAAGTGTTTATCGTGTTGTGATTTGGTCCATTAAAAtcatcagaaaacattttcagaacttATGTTCATGTTGGCATCTTCAAATAGCTCACTTTGTTCAACCAACAGctcaaatcccccaaaatatgaAGTTTACGATCACATAAAAGAGGTAAGCAGCAAAACACTAAAATCAAGAGACAGATATTGGGGAATAGTAATATGCttgagaaatagaaaaaaaaaacaattaaaattgCTGACTaactttctttttaatcaaCCAATTGATTAATTTACTTATTTCGTCAGCACACTTGTAAACTGAGAGTTGAGTTGCATTTTGGTGAATGATGTGGTTGTGTAGCTGCAAATTAATAGCAATTCATATATAATGCGTTCCTTTTTGGTATTAAAGTAATtctccaaatgtgttttttaaacaactaTGTTTTGATTAGTCGTTTGTGCCAGTTCAATGTCCTTCATAAATAATCTTACAATTTCATCTTTCCCATATCCCGTATTGACAAACACCGGATATGAGAATGTACAAGATTCATACAGCGTAGTTACCAGGAGGAAAATGTAATTGACAATTTAATTTGATCCGCAGTCCGTCTTCTAGTCTCACGCCTCGTCGTGTGTCCCGTGCAATGCGCGTCCCCCACACCGGAAGTGACAGGCAAGTCGTCGCTGTTCATGAGCGGTGAGCACGGCAGGAGCGAGAGAACCGGCAAAGACCGGGGGCAAGCGGGGCCGGCGGTCGGCGACAGAAAAAACACCCAATCCGTGGAATAAAACATACCGACGTGAGCTCCTACTCAAACTTCAACCACCGACCACTCGACGGTAACCACTCGTACCTTTGTTCCGTCGATTTAGCGGAAATGttaggaggttttttttttttgatttacctCGCTAGCATTAGCTTGTTCGCTCACGAAATTAGCCGAAGTAGCGCTGCGCCGCCTGCACAAGTTGGTTAGCCTGCTAACACACAGCGTTTCACCAACTGACCTGGATACACTACGTCCCCCGTTAAGCCCACAAAGGGTGTGTAGTCGTCCTGTGGTGTTAGTTGTACATTAGTATTGGCCTCCGGGACGAATTCCCTTTACAAAATGGTTGGCTAAGTTATCAAGGAATCAGTAGTTCGCTGACGTCGTTAGCGGTGATGtaagctaacatgctaatggCTAGCTCGCCGTTAAGCTACGCCCATAGGCCCCACATTCTTTGACGACTAACGTCAGTGTTGTCTGTGTCAATGCGCGGTTCACACTACGGGATTGTCTCGTGAAATGGCCCCAATCGAGCCGCTGTAAAATATATGTGGGTTAGATTAGCGCCGAGATTTGTAGTCGACAGACGTGCACTAGACCGCTCgctgtatttttctctttacagtTGGTGATTCGGAGGACCCTCCCGGTAAGAGCCCGACGAACAGCAGCCGAGGAGCCGTGCTCATTTCCGGGGGAAGGGAGGCTGTTGTGGCTGTCCGCTCCGGCGCCTGTTGCTTGTAGTGcgagcagaggagtgtgtgcgagcagaggagtgtgtgcgagcagaggagtgtgtgcgaGCAGCTCTCCCTATGTGTGTGACAATGGGGGACATCAGTGACCTGGACCGACAGATCGAGCAGCTCAGACGCTGCGAGCTCATCAAGGAAAATGAAGTCAAAGCACTGTGTGCCAAAGCCAGGTAATGATCACGTTGGCCATCGATAtgaaccaaaaaataaaataaaatgtatgtgaTGCTCATCATATGCAGCAGTTTCATCAGATCTTTTGACTCGCGCCGGTTACTTCAGTTTTCATGTAGGCAACATAAAGCAGTATAATTAAAATACCAATGTGTACTCTAGTGACATGGTGCATACAGACTATCTATTACATTGCGAAACTTGCTCGTGTACTGTTTTTGAGATTGGAGTaaattttttcttccatttaatACATAGCTGACATTGAAAAGATGGCAGGAAATGAGGGGGCATATTCCCAAAAAAATTTCAAATATCAATATTCATCTGTTAAGCTGCactaaaagaaataaaaacagtgtgGTTTTCATCTTGGTGGTGTCTGCCTCTCTGGTTAAGAGActgaccaccagagggcatCGCTCTACAACAAAGTAATCCTCACCTGGTCTTCTTCTATGTCCAGCGGTTGGCCTTTTGGACTgtgtcaacaaaaaaaggtaacaaACTCTAGTAGAACCTGAAACCATATATTTCTATCTGTTTTTTCAGAGAGATTCTGGTTGAAGAAAGCAATGTCCAGAGAGTAGACTCTCCTGTCACAGTAAgtaacatgtttatttttttctctctgcaaaaTTAGTTTGCTCTGAAATTCAAAGAAGCCAAATAAATGTGTTAACTGCGATTCTCCTGATTTTCCTCATAGGTGTGTGGCGATATACATGGTCAGTTTTATGACTTGAAAGAGCTATTTAGAGTAAGTTTCTGTTTGctgttatatacacacacacactattgtaTTTTAAAGTTGGTTGGTCGTGCTGGATGGCTAAAAGATGAAAGGAACATGCGGTAGTTGTTTGGTAGACTGTTCTCCTGCTAAACTAATGCTTGGTCACGTATGATACATGTCAAGTGCCACTGAGAATATGGTGGTGACATCACTTAAAACagtgtggtttaaaaaaaaaaatctataaaatcaGAGACTACTTGTTATTAATCATCTTTCCAATTTGCAGGTCGGTGGAGATGTCCCAGAGACAAATTATCTCTTCATGGGTGACTTTGTGGACAGAGGATTCTACAGTGTGGAGACTTTCCTCCTTCTTCTAGCTCTTAAGGTACACATGAATTTTAATCCATGTCCACTGTGCTGACGTGAATGTAATTAGTGCAATTAGAGTAAACAGAGGAGAGCAGTCAAAATctgtattaaattattttaactATGGGGTGGACAGAGCTACAATGAAAAGCTCCATTCACCTTTGCTGCATCATTTTTACTCAAGCAcaactttacttttctttttcttaagcatttttcattcattttctcacccttttctttgtcatgtcTGCGTATATTATTCTTGCTCATAGTTTTGCTTCTTCTGTGCTCTTAAGGTGCGTTATCCAGACAGGATAACCCTGATCCGGGGAAACCACGAGTCCCGACAAATCACCCAGGTCTATGGCTTCTACGACGAGTGCCTCCGCAAATATGGCTCGGTCACCGTCTGGAGATACTGCACAGAGATCTTTGACTACCTGTCCCTCTCTGCCATCATTGATGGCAAGGTGAGCTGCAGTGTTCAGTGCTGCTTTGAACTTTACTGAGAGTGGAGGTTGATGCACTGAATTCAGTTACATGCAGTTGGTTTTCTCGGGTGTTGCTGCTATAATATCTGTTATATCTGCTCCGTCGTGTGGTTTGATTTGgtttctctctccgtccctcagATCTTCTGTGTGCACGGTGGCTTGTCTCCCTCCATCCAGACTCTGGACCAGATCCGGACCATTGACAGAAAACAGGAGGTGCCCCACGATGGGCCCATGTGTGACCTCCTGTGGTCGGACCCTGAAGGTATACAGGAATCAGTCAAGAATTTTAAACGCTGCATTGTTAAATAATAAGCTTATTTGtgttaaacaaatattttttttaaatgctgaagGGCAAACTGGCATGGTTTGTGACAGGTCATGCAAAACCTGAGGAGAAAGTTGTGGAATCtgtaatttctgttttctggaacatttttgggaaaaacaTGAAGTCCTGAAAGGGTTATTTTGGAAAAgtcattgaaatattttcatcGATATTTCAAAACAGTTGAACAATGAATGCAAGTCTTACATATGACCTGTCTATATTTGATATCAGGGGATATGAGAGCCGACGAACGAGCACTTGGGTGTGACGATCACAGATTTAGATACATTGTCCTGTGTGGAGTGTCCGGGGCTTTAAACAGACAACACCAGATGTGGATTATGTTGAAAACAGTTAAACATTTGTAGCTTGGGAGAGGCAGAACTATTCCTGTACACAATATTATCAACATAGTCTGTCTGTGGCAATAACGTTACATTGCTCTTTCTCTTATTCagtctgcttttctctctctctattctctGTCACAGACTCTCACCGTCTGTCTTACACACCATCACTCATATTCTTCTCAGCTCTCAATTGTCTGTGTGGTCATGGTCACATTCTCTCTCTGGTCTTTTATCTTCTTTCCTGTGAAGCTGTGCCTGGGCTCCGatcttcatcattgttattTAGCTTCTCCTATTAAAGCTTTCAAAATCTTTATGAGTGGGTACACCAATCATTTTCATCGTGGACAAGCCTGAACCATGTTAGAATCTGATCTCCCGCCAACCAattttctcttcctgctcctaGACACCACAGGGTGGGGGGTGAGTCCCAGAGGTGCTGGATACCTGTTTGGAAGTGACGTGGTGGCCCAGTTCAACGCCGCCAACGACATCCACATGATCTGCCGAGCACACCAGTTGGTCATGGAGGGCTACAAGTGGCACTTCAATGAGACTGTGCTCACAGTGTGGTCGGCACCCAACTACTGCTACAGGTAAAGTTACAGTGAAACTGAAGTTGTCCCTGATTGAATCCAGCGCAGTATGAAGTGTGTTGTGTGCTCAAGGAGCGGTGTAATACATATGATGATAATCAGTAAATACTGTTCTGCCCTTTTTGATTGGCATTAGAAAACTTTATGCATCATTGATCCTCTGAAATGTCTTTCTTAAATACAGGCAAAAGTTGTAGTGAATAAATTTGTCATGAAATGTCAGTTTAGTTTATCAGAAATGTATGTGGTCATCCTtatttgtttgcagtgtgtgcaaATGAAATACAGCAGAAATCGTATAAGCTAATGTGTAAGCCTTATTCCGAATATAAAGCCTCACAAGACACTACTGACTCTGACATAACAAAGAACTACATGAATTAATTTTTGTAGTTCTGAAGGGAAGGTGCAACCGAAGAGACGCGAGACCAATGATCTCTGCcactttattaaaaacaataagaaGTTGGTTATTTCAGtttggctgctgctctgctttttaaaacagtGAACGGTTGCATCTACAGCAATGACACTTCAAACAGACACCGTTAATGTACCTCAAAAGCCTatggtttgtttaaaaaatgttctccGCAGAACTTTCTCTCCAGATTTAATGTTGCTTAGGGTTTTGTCTCTTAGGGTTTTTTCCGATTCTGGTCCTAAATGGATACTTTCAAAACAGTTCCCTGACACTTTTAAACCTAGATActtgtttcctttaaaaaaaagcacaaagctACGGTCAACAATGAGAATGGATTTTTTTGCGAAGGCAAATTGAAACTTAATTATAATTAACTTTTAACAATTCACATAATGCATGAAACCctacacaacaacaataatttcaCACTAAACAGTTTCAGTGCTTAATGCTGCTTCAACCTTACGTCTATACTTCAGCTTGGCATAGAGCAGTCCAATATGGGGCCTTTTCAATGTGCATCATCTGCTGTTCCTGTTTTCAAGTCTCAAAATTCAGCCTGATGAGCAGGCGACTGCGGCGGTGTTGAGCAGTAACAAGCTTAAAGGGAAGTGCGAGATCAGGTTTTTGTTAGCCCCATGCTCATGGAACCACAGTTGTGCACATGGAGAAGAAATGCTGGCTCaccattgtgttttttgcttGCAGATACTGTTCTGCTCATGGTATCATGTCtgatttgacttgatttttttatttatctcgaaccatcaacaacaacaaccaaaaaattaCTCAGATtccatcaaagaacaaaacaaggatgtgTGTGAGAAGGAGCAGGCAGAAGCAGAGTCCCTATAAAGTCCTGCcccaactttacaatatcatattattacagGAAAAAACtaatatatgcatatatacatgcagtatgtatatatactgcgTGTATATTTACTGAATGCATATATACTGCGTACGTGGTTTTGACCTGCACAGATTTTGAGCCATACCTCTAAGCAGTGCAACAATTACAGTAAATGGCACAGGCACCGAAAAGAGAAACCGAAATCTGTTGTGATACGGTCCGGTAGGTTCTGGCCGAGAAGGGGATACGATACCCAACCTTAATGTTGCTTAACACTTCCTGAGAATATCATTATGTAGACTATGTCCATAAATCCTCTTAGAAATCACAGACAAAGACTTAGAACTCCAGAACTTGCCTGAGAATCATCATATTGTACTTCAGTAATCTTCTTATCTGTACATCATGAATATATTGCATTCATAAGCATTACTGGAACCGTTATCTTAAACTGAACAACAGGAGAGGCCAAGAACAATAAATTTGAATGACTAAATCAGTCAATATATTGATTATTTCCATGTTGCACTATCAGTTCAAATACCTACCGTATATTTACCCACTTTgaacacaacatacatttagCAGTAAATGTACACACAGCTAGTTTGACATTACAGATTGTCCGAGagtgtttgtttacattctAACTTTCTTATCGGTTATCCTAACCGGTTTCGTTTTTGTCCCCTCTCTGGATATTCAGATGTGGCAAcgtggcagccatcttggagCTGGATGAGCATCTACAACGGGAGTTCATCATATTCGAGGCAGCGCCACAAGAAACCAGGGGCATTCCCTCCAAGAAGCCAGTAGCCGACTATTTCCTGTGAAGTCTTTGAGCAGACGGCTGCGATTTGTTTAAACCTCCGGTAccatttcacccccccccccaccgcgcTCCATCCTGCTGCTGGACGGTTCTGTCAGTCTGAACTCGCAGCAGTGAGACAGAAAACCTGCCACGCCCTCTGGAGCTCCAAACAGCTTCAGCTTGAAGAGCTGGATTTTTTCCATACTGCCCACGCCTGACAGAGCAGTCACTGTGAGAGGTGTAGGGGGGAGGGTGATACTGGGGCCATGACTGCTGTCACTTCTCTTCAGATATATAAGATGgtcattttctttctgcccTCCTTCCGTTTCCACCTGCAGTcgttctctctcactctctctagaTACGACACTCTCCCGCCTTTGACTTTAACCTCCACCACaattgtagtgttttttttcatgacgaACATTGTCATTTAGTTTTAGAAGTTGGAGGGAGTTAGAATTTTTTGGCTTTTGCAAAAATATGCAGATGTAGGAAGTTTCACTATTTTTATCGTTAAAGGAATTCCTTCAATGCATTcattctatttgttttttttattttttaacaattgttGCTGCCAggttaaaatacaaaaacgaCCAAGACCCCCATCCTTTTTTTGCTCTTACGTTTCCTTTTAACTGTCATTTGTCATGTGAGTCACTATTTAACATCCccagtgctgctgctcagcatcatcacaaacaaacaccattCATGTAATGACTTCCGATTGGAGTCACTATCTTCACcgatgttttctctctttattcctTTAAATCCACAAATCTCTGTAGGTCTGTCAATTTTGATATTGTGAGAATAAAGTTTTTGTATTAATGATGATTTATTCAGGTGTGATTTAATGATGTGACACGATTGTGTCTAACAGTTTGATACGACTTATTTGTATCAAGAATTTGACCTCAGTTGCCGTGTGCAGTAGTTGTATTTGCGTGAGTAGAAGGCTCTCCCAATTAATTAAGTGTGTCAAAGTGAGAATTTGTGAATCCTTCATGCTTCATCTCCAAATCAAACTCAGTCTGGATGAAGCACCCCTCCACATTAAATTCAATAACTTTCCATGTTGTTCTAAATTATCTAACATATGCCAATATATAAAAAGTCCAAACAGtgcaacatcatcatcatgtttagGATTGGGTTGagtgatgccccccccccccccttttgggAAGTGAAGGGACGAGGGAATGGTGCTGGCGAAGAGCTGAAGTAACAATAAAGACTGATGGAAGAACAGAACCTCTGTCAATATTCAGTTCTAAAAAAATGGATCTTGATTTAAATGATCTGTATTTGGCAATCGTATGTTTTGCTATCCAGGATCGTGTAATCCAGATtactttcctcctgttttttcatAGCACCATTGGATTGGATTACCCTGATCCAGATACAAATTTATCAAGATGACCAAATCTGCATTACCAGGGCTCTCAATGGGACTGAAGGCTAATGTTGGTATGTAAACAACACACAGGTAGAACAGTCAGTGGAGTCCCAGCAGTGTCTTTAAATGAAGAAACATAACAATACAAGCTATCCATTGTCTTTTAAACAGTCAGATATGTAATTTACTACATGGTTATTAGTGTTTCATAACATTTTGTTCCTGAAATCCAGTCTGAATCCACCCTTCTGCTGGGATCAGGATAGTCCTGATTTCTTTTGGATCAAAGTTATCCCAACACCACCAAAAAGTTTTGAACAACGCAACCTGAAGGTTTCATCCAGATTAAAACCAAGATTGGATTACGCGATCTAATCCAAATCCATAATCCGTGTTCTGCCTTGGAACAAcccatttttacaaaaaagattTGATCCAAACCCATTATCCAAAATCCAGTTGGATAGCTTTTGCACAACTGGGTCAAGGCGACCCAGACTGAACACGCAGGTCACTGTCGTCTGACGCGTCAGACACGTTATACTAGATCGACGAAAACCGCGTCTCCCCTCCCACTCACCGGAGCTCCGACGTGAACCGGTAGCGAGGCTTGAAAAGGGAGAACACCCGGAAACCCCGGGGAGTTTACTGTCTCATAGCACTCGGTCGGCGGAGCCTGGTGGTGTGAGGGACTGGACTGAGAGTGAAAGGTAGAGTAACCCACGCACCGTGTCCACGATGTAATCTGCTGCTGGCCGTGTCAAACACCACGAATATCATAGGGTCataggtgtttgttttttgttgattgaAAAACCCATTTCAATTCCAGAGTGAAGGGAAGAGATTCGTCCTCGGATTCACCTGCCACTCAGATTCCAAACACTTGAGGAAACACGAACGGAT from the Scophthalmus maximus strain ysfricsl-2021 chromosome 17, ASM2237912v1, whole genome shotgun sequence genome contains:
- the LOC118288673 gene encoding serine/threonine-protein phosphatase 4 catalytic subunit B, whose protein sequence is MCVTMGDISDLDRQIEQLRRCELIKENEVKALCAKAREILVEESNVQRVDSPVTVCGDIHGQFYDLKELFRVGGDVPETNYLFMGDFVDRGFYSVETFLLLLALKVRYPDRITLIRGNHESRQITQVYGFYDECLRKYGSVTVWRYCTEIFDYLSLSAIIDGKIFCVHGGLSPSIQTLDQIRTIDRKQEVPHDGPMCDLLWSDPEDTTGWGVSPRGAGYLFGSDVVAQFNAANDIHMICRAHQLVMEGYKWHFNETVLTVWSAPNYCYRCGNVAAILELDEHLQREFIIFEAAPQETRGIPSKKPVADYFL